One window of the Nicotiana tabacum cultivar K326 chromosome 4, ASM71507v2, whole genome shotgun sequence genome contains the following:
- the LOC107804691 gene encoding uncharacterized protein LOC107804691 codes for MEEAKALAQQQLMLQQQQQQQQQHQHLLLLQQMQQQRQKQQQQQEAMARFPSNIDVHLRPQQLLHRPLINPLQSQSQSQNPNPNPNPSSSNNPSSQIPNQQNPSVGPNSAQKQQQQKMATRVAPESNRVELQMAYQDAWRVCHPDFKRRFTSLEDACERLLPYHVVADYEAEEDDKILDSDTTGQMLSRSQQWDHNIAAKVAEFTATFEKQVLAFNIISRKRDLGEFRTEEKLMIEQLLLQEERRALLELKTEMDARQKMGREIHDPNLQMAALVHAEQARAESQARAEIMNRAPIRASALGPRGSNIQMGNDVGEHGQEVSPDEMINGWGNNGHKDEKEPSEDFLNDEETDNGDMGTQSEWRGGGELDLNTR; via the exons ATGGAAGAGGCGAAAGCGTTGGCTCAACAGCAGCTAATGctgcaacagcaacagcagcaacaacaacaacatcagcatcTACTCCTATTACAGCAGATGCAACAACAACGTcagaagcagcagcaacaacaggaaGCCATGGCTCGTTTCCCTTCTAACATCGACGTTCATCTCCGTCCTCAGCAGCTCCTTCACCGTCCCCTCATTAACCCCCTCCAATCCCAATCCCAATCCCAAAACCCTAATCCTAACCCTAACCCTAGCTCTAGCAATAACCCTTCGAGCCAGATCCCCAATCAACAAAACCCTAGCGTTGGCCCGAACTCGGCCCAAAAGCAGCAGCAGCAAAAGATGGCGACCCGGGTTGCCCCGGAATCGAATCGGGTGGAGCTCCAGATGGCTTACCAGGACGCTTGGCGAGTCTGCCATCCTGACTTTAAACGTCGGTTCACTTCTCTTGAAGACGCTTGCGAAAG GCTTCTGCCTTACCATGTGGTGGCGGACTATGAAGCAGAGGAGGATGATAAGATCCTTGATTCAGACACTACAGGCCAAATGCTTTCTCGCTCACAGCAGTGGGACCACAACATCGCTGCCAAAGTTGCAGAGTTTACCGCGACATTTGAGAAACAAGTCCTAGCGTTTAATATAATTTCCCGCAAGAGAGATCTTGGAGAATTCCGGACAGAGGAGAAGCTCATGATAGAGCAGTTACTGTTGCAAGAAGAGAGGAGAGCTCTGCTTGAATTGAAGACAGAGATGGATGCGAGACAAAAAATGGGCCGAGAGATTCATGATCCTAATTTGCAAATGGCGGCTCTTGTTCATGCAGAACAAGCTCGCGCTGAATCACAAGCTCGTGCTGAGATAATGAACCGAGCACCAATACGAGCTAGTGCACTTGGGCCTAGGGGGAGCAATATTCAAATGGGTAATGATGTGGGTGAGCATGGACAGGAAGTCAGCCCTGATGAAATGATCAATGGTTGGGGCAACAATGGACATAAAGATGAAAAAGAACCATCTGAGGACTTTCTGAATGATGAAGAAACTGATAACGGAGATATGGGCACTCAGAGTGAGTGGCGTGGAGGTGGGGAGTTGGACCTGAACACAAGATAA